Proteins encoded within one genomic window of Hevea brasiliensis isolate MT/VB/25A 57/8 chromosome 8, ASM3005281v1, whole genome shotgun sequence:
- the LOC110651879 gene encoding protein RNA-directed DNA methylation 3 isoform X2, with protein MASKGKEVVTGKSSSGSKRERGGGADEDIPGSGRKRRNREVLQFFEDTAEVDDDESDQSDFDDDEFDIELKVKKEPVKMQNIPFIPKEEAMDEEEFDKMMEERYKEGSSFVTYAEDAFETKSMERNTHFPSARDPTIWKVKCMVGRERHSAFCLMQKFADLKSLGTKLQIISAFAVDHVKGFVYIEADKQCDINEACKGLCSIYSTRVAPVPKNEVSHILFVRSKSNVVSEGMWARIKNGKYKGDLAQVVAVNDARKRATVKLIPRIDLQALAQKFGGGVSMKNAATPAPRLLSSSELEEFRPLVQYRRDRDTGKMFEVLDGLMLKDGYLYKRVSVDSLSCWGVTPPEEELVKFQPSENNESDNSEWLKQIYGSPKKKRIIGNGKGADKGESSSGSGAHNSFELYDLVCFGRKDFGLIVGMEKDDYYKILKDGPEAPVVVTVGRHELKNGPSDMKFIALDHRTKTVSINDTVRVLEGPLKDRQGIAKQIYRGIIFMYDENETENGGYFCSKAQMCEKIKLSFDASGEKGVESGPVGFEDFPSSPKSPLSPKKPWQTKENSREFNRGDKDGMFSIGQTLRIRIGPLKGYLCRVLAIRYSDVTVKLDSQQKVLTVKCEHLSEVRGKSSAMPASDDLGSSSFKPFDLLGTEGGSTGWTDGAGTSADGDKWNTGGAATESSWPSFSSSGLKLQSESNFANSSGSADNNTKEGGASWERKISSNQNSSWGAAAADDKAVANNDQVHGWGNEDCWNKAATNIGSSSGATVGWGKATLPSENPAGASRDSGDGWGQSKLNVGNSTTDSAAGWEKGKTVIGNPTTSWGDIATKKNQLDSWGSRKDVAESGSWNRKSSSAGEDHWNNATGWNQQKSQNKDTWGSTAEAQNKDTVHEESWGKRSSAGEDHWNKGAGWNQQKSQNKGDTWGGTAVGSCAQPDSGDADEVNGWMKAKVDGASQIANWGNQKNHSEDATGWTRDGSSGQTQSDNWNKSQTFGADGGSCNKQEGESAWGKSDGGPSWNKQDGSSWGKSEGVSSWSKQDGGSSGNQDRLQEFGGWNKTFDGGRGSGGRRERGGGRGGRDQFGRGKRPFGEDQSLGWNKGGEGSNWTGDGAPSRNPSGWGNDQVGDWVTSNAPEEGREGDQKKPNSSWGDNEAGWNKSKGAGKEIGENWDKWNCAKSSFEKKSSWGDDKGECQGDDYNLDNQSLGGQTEAPKWNASKSVDGNWTTDWNKGSAANEGSSQSWGGGSKSNMVKASIGENATGWISGTCGVGTKQTDWGAPKCSKSSLANKAGAVDNSQPSVWGSKSSWCGSKSSGQKSSCDQKSDEIEKESEHKDQDGWNGGQALDGELAKGWGQSASWGRGSTDTGKNHDSDWGNKGGSSSGSGDSGRAGSTWGKRCNWNSGSNDADGNQGSGWGKKNFNSESGDTNQSSGYGKKSSWNSGSGDASRDSCGWGEKSSWKTGDSNVNRGSFVASGEDQTDNSGYREGGGSWRGGFRGRGGSFDRGGFRGRGERGGFWGRNGSDRGGYGGRDRSDRGGFGGRGGLDRGGFGGRGRFDRGYGGRGGGRRDHSGSWNENNDSGKDKAFDWKNGINNDGEGWKTSGGGSWNQGGANKSQTGGWGKGINAVGESNDSWGKSSASSWGNKGDGNDGGGWNTSGGSWKLRGDDKADWKNGTNNVGEGWKTSGGGSWNQGGADKSQPQRWDSRNDESSNEAGGWGKGTNAAGESNDSWGKLSGSSWENKGDDNNDGRGGSWSQSGADRSLLQSCTSEGTRSQAGGWGKDANADGERGDSWGKASGSSWENKGDGGSSKGGW; from the exons ATGGCATCCAAGGGCAAGGAGGTTGTTACCGGAAAATCCTCCTCCGGCAGTAAGCGGGAGCGTGGCGGTGGTGCTGATGAAGACATTCCCGGCAGTGGCAGGAAGAGGAGAAACCGCGAGGTTCTTCAGTTCTTCGAGGATACAGCTGAGGTAGACGACGACGAGAGCGATCAGAGTGATTTTGATGACGATG AATTTGACATTGAGCTGAAAGTCAAGAAAGAACCAGTGAAAATGCAGAATATTCCATTCATTCCCAAAGAGGAGGCGATGGATGAGGAAGAATTTGATAAGATGATGGAGGAACGTTACAAAGAAGGTTCTAGTTTTGTTACATATGCTGAAGATGCTTTTGAAACCAAATCAATGGAAAGAAATACTCATTTTCCATCTGCTAGGGATCCAACAATCTGGAAGGTCAAATGCATG GTTGGACGTGAGAGGCATTCAGCTTTCTGCCTTATGCAGAAGTTTGCTGACTTGAAATCTCTAGGCACTAAACTGCAGATAATTTCTGCATTTGCTGTTGACCATGTAAAGGGCTTTGTTTACATTGAAGCTGATAAGCAATGTGATATTAACGAG GCTTGTAAAGGGCTTTGTAGCATTTACTCTACTAGAGTGGCACCAGTTCCAAAAAATGAAGTTTCTCATATACTTTTTGTTCGAAGTAAATCTAATGTAGTTAGTGAGGGAATGTGGGCCCGTATCAAGAATGGGAAATACAAGGGGGACCTCGCACAG GTTGTTGCTGTAAATGATGCACGGAAAAGAGCGACAGTGAAGCTTATTCCAAGAATTGATCTACAAGCACTGGCCCAAAAATtt GGTGGGGGAGTTTCCATGAAGAATGCTGCAACACCTGCTCCTAGATTGCTCAGCTCAAGTGAACTAGA GGAGTTCCGGCCCCTTGTTCAATATAGACGTGACCGTGATACTGGCAAGATGTTTGAGGTTCTTGATGGTCTGATGCTCAAGGATGGGTATTTGTATAAAAGGGTTTCTGTAGATTCATTAAGCTGCTGGGGTGTCACGCCACCAGAAGAGGAGCTGGTCAAGTTCCAACCTTCTGAGAACAATGAGTCTGATAATTCAGAATGGCTTAAACAGATTTATGGTTCACCAAAGAAAAAACGTATAATCGGAAATGGCAAAGGCGCTGATAAAGGAGAGAGTTCATCAGGTTCTGGTGCCCATAATAGTTTTGAACTGTATGATCTTGTGTGTTTTGG CCGTAAAGATTTTGGTCTTATTGTAGGCATGGAAAAAGACGATTATTACAAG ATTCTGAAAGATGGACCGGAAGCACCAGTAGTGGTGACTGTTGGACGGCATGAGTTAAAAAATGGACCCTCAGATATGAAATTTATTGCGTTAGATCACCGCACGAAAACTGTATCAATTAATGATACTGTCAGGGTGTTGGAAGGTCCATTAAAG GATAGGCAAGGAATCGCTAAGCAAATCTATAGGGGAATCATTTTTATGTATGATGAGAATGAGACAGAAAATGGTGGTTATTTCTGTTCTAAAGCTCAAATGTGTGAGAAAATCAAGCTTTCTTTTGATGCTTCCGGTGAAAAG GGTGTTGAATCAGGCCCAGTAGGCTTTGAAGATTTCCCATCATCTCCTAAATCTCCTCTGTCTCCTAAAAAACCATGGCAAACGAAGGAAAATAGTAGAGAGT TCAACCGAGGGGATAAGGATGGAATGTTCTCCATTGGTCAGACCTTGAGAATCCGTATAGGACCTTTGAAGGGTTACCTTTGCCGTGTTTTGGCTATACGTTATTCTGATGTTACTGTGAAGCTTGATTCTCAGCAGAAAGTTCTTACAg TAAAATGTGAGCATCTCTCTGAGGTTCGTGGGAAGAGTTCTGCTATGCCTGCAAG CGATGATTTGGGGTCCAGTTCTTTCAAACCATTTGATCTACTTGGAACTGAAGGGGGTTCTACAG GTTGGACAGATGGAGCAGGAACATCAGCTGATGGTGATAAGTGGAATACTGGAGGAGCCGCCACTGAAAG TTCATGGCCCAGCTTCTCTTCCTCAGGCTTGAAG CTTCAATCTGAATCCAATTTTGCCAATTCATCAGGTTCTGCAGATAACAATACTAAGGAAG GAGGTGCTTCTTGGGAAAGGAAGATCTCTTCAAATCAGAATTCCTCTTGGGGTGCAGCTGCAGCTGATGACAAAGCTGTTGCTAATAATGATCAAGTGCATGGTTGGGGGAATGAGGATTGTTGGAACAAAGCTGCTACCAATATAGGGTCTAGCAGTGGTGCAACTGTTGGCTGGGGTAAAGCAACTTTGCCCAGTGAAAATCCAGCAGGTGCTTCAAGAGATTCTGGAGATGGCTGGGGTCAGTCTAAACTTAATGTTGGAAATTCTACAACTGATTCTGCAGCAGGTTGGGAGAAGGGAAAGACTGTCATTGGAAATCCAACGACCAGTTGGGGAGACATAGCCACAAAGAAGAATCAGCTGGACTCTTGGGGCAGTCGTAAGGATGTAGCAGAATCAGGATCCTGGAACAGGAAAAGCTCCAGTGCAGGTGAGGACCACTGGAACAATGCTACTGGGTGGAATCAACAGAAATCTCAGAACAAAGACACCTGGGGAAGTACTGCAGAAGCCCAAAATAAAGATACTGTTCATGAAGAGTCATGGGGTAAAAGATCTAGTGCAGGCGAGGACCATTGGAATAAGGGTGCTGGGTGGAATCAGCAGAAATCTCAGAACAAAGGGGACACTTGGGGAGGTACTGCAGTTGGTAGCTGTGCCCAACCAGATTCGGGAGATGCTGATGAAGTGAATGGCTGGATGAAAGCCAAAGTTGATGGTGCAAGTCAAATTGCAAATTGGGGAAACCAAAAAAATCACAGTGAAGATGCAACTGGTTGGACTAGAGATGGATCTAGTGGCCAGACCCAGAGTGATAATTGGAATAAATCACAGACCTTTGGTGCTGATGGGGGATCTTGTAATAAGCAAGAGGGAGAATCTGCTTGGGGTAAATCAGATGGAGGGCCATCTTGGAATAAGCAGGATGGATCCTCTTGGGGCAAATCAGAGGGAGTGTCTTCTTGGAGTAAGCAAGATGGAGGTTCTTCCGGAAACCAGGATAGACTTCAAGAATTTGGCGGTTGGAACAAGACATTTGATGGAGGTCGTGGATCAGGTGGGAGAAGGGAAAGAGGAGGTGGTAGGGGAGGCAGAGATCAATTTGGCAGAGGAAAAAGACCATTTGGAGAAGATCAATCTTTAGGTTGGAATAAAGGAGGTGAAGGAAGCAATTGGACAGGTGATGGAGCACCTTCAAGGAATCCATCTGGTTGGGGCAATGATCAAGTTGGTGATTGGGTTACCTCCAATGCCCCTGAGGAAGGTAGAGAAGGTGATCAGAAGAAACCAAATTCTTCTTGGGGGGATAATGAAGCAGGATGGAACAAAAGCAAGGGAGCAGGTAAAGAGATCGGTGAAAATTGGGACAAATGGAATTGTGCAAAGTCCTCTTTTGAGAAGAAATCTAGTTGGGGTGATGATAAAGGTGAATGTCAGGGTGATGACTACAATTTAGATAATCAATCATTAGGAGGGCAAACAGAAGCTCCAAAATGGAATGCATCAAAATCAGTTGATGGGAACTGGACTACTGATTGGAACAAAGGATCTGCTGCAAATGAAGGGTCAAGTCAAAGTTGGGGTGGAGGCAGCAAAAGCAACATGGTGAAAGCTTCTATTGGTGAAAATGCTACTGGTTGGATAAGTGGAACATGTGGGGTAGGTACAAAGCAGACAGACTGGGGTGCTCCTAAATGTTCCAAGTCATCATTGGCTAATAAAGCTGGTGCTGTGGACAATAGCCAGCCCTCTGTTTGGGGCAGCAAAAGCAGTTGGTGTGGTTCTAAATCTTCTGGACAGAAGTCCAGTTGCGATCAGAAATCTGATGAAATCGAAAAGGAGAGTGAGCATAAAGATCAAGATGGTTGGAATGGTGGACAAGCTTTGGATGGAGAGTTGGCAAAGGGATGGGGTCAAAGTGCTAGCTGGGGAAGGGGATCAACTGATACAG GTAAAAACCATGATTCTGATTGGGGTAACAAGGGTGGCAGTAGCTCTGGATCCGGTGATTCTGGCAGAGCGGGCTCAACCTGGGGCAAGAGATGTAATTGGAACTCTGGATCCAATGATGCAGATGGGAATCAGGGTTCTGGTTGGGGCAAGAAAAATTTCAACTCTGAATCTGGTGATACTAACCAAAGTTCTGGTTATGGCAAGAAAAGTAGCTGGAATTCTGGATCTGGTGATGCAAGCCGGGATTCTTGTGGTTGGGGCGAGAAAAGTAGTTGGAAAACTGGAGATAGTAATGTCAACCGGGGTTCTTTTGTAGCCAGTGGTGAAGACCAAACTGATAATTCTGGCTATCGAGAAGGTGGTGGGAGTTGGAGGGGTGGTTTCAGAGGAAGAGGTGGTTCTTTTGACAGAGGGGGCTTTAGAGGTAGGGGGGAGAGAGGAGGTTTTTGGGGTAGAAATGGTTCAGACAGGGGAGGCTATGGGGGTAGAGACAGATCCGACAGAGGAGGATTTGGAGGTAGAGGTGGTTTAGATAGGGGAGGTTTTGGTGGTAGAGGTAGATTTGATAGAGGATATGGTGGCAGAGGCGGTGGAAGGAGGGATCATAGTGGTAGTTGGAATGAAAACAATGATTCTGGCAAAGACAAGGCCTTTGACTGGAAGAATGGGATCAACAATGATGGCGAAGGATGGAAAACTAGTGGCGGAGGCAGTTGGAACCAAGGGGGTGCTAATAAGAGCCAAACTGGTGGTTGGGGCAAGGGCATTAATGCAGTTGGGGAATCCAATGATTCATGGGGTAAATCATCAGCAAGCTCTTGGGGAAACAAGGGAGATGGTAATGATGGAGGAGGATGGAATACTAGTGGAGGCAGCTGGAAGCTAAGAGGTGATGACAAGGCCGACTGGAAGAATGGGACAAACAATGTTGGCGAAGGATGGAAAACTAGTGGTGGAGGCAGTTGGAACCAAGGAGGTGCTGATAAGAGCCAACCGCAGAGATGGGATTCCAGAAATGATGAAAGTAGTAATGAAGCTGGTGGTTGGGGCAAGGGCACTAATGCAGCTGGGGAATCCAATGATTCATGGGGCAAACTGTCTGGAAGCTCTTGGGAAAACAAGGGAGATGACAATAATGATGGCAGAGGAGGCAGTTGGAGCCAAAGTGGTGCTGATAGGAGCCTATTGCAGAGTTGTACTTCCGAGGGAACTAGAAGCCAAGCTGGCGGTTGGGGTAAGGATGCTAATGCAGATGGGGAACGCGGTGATTCATGGGGCAAAGCATCCGGAAGCTCTTGGGAAAACAAGGGAGACGGTGGAAGTAGCAAAGGAGGATGGTAA
- the LOC110651879 gene encoding protein RNA-directed DNA methylation 3 isoform X1 produces the protein MASKGKEVVTGKSSSGSKRERGGGADEDIPGSGRKRRNREVLQFFEDTAEVDDDESDQSDFDDDEFDIELKVKKEPVKMQNIPFIPKEEAMDEEEFDKMMEERYKEGSSFVTYAEDAFETKSMERNTHFPSARDPTIWKVKCMVGRERHSAFCLMQKFADLKSLGTKLQIISAFAVDHVKGFVYIEADKQCDINEACKGLCSIYSTRVAPVPKNEVSHILFVRSKSNVVSEGMWARIKNGKYKGDLAQVVAVNDARKRATVKLIPRIDLQALAQKFGGGVSMKNAATPAPRLLSSSELEEFRPLVQYRRDRDTGKMFEVLDGLMLKDGYLYKRVSVDSLSCWGVTPPEEELVKFQPSENNESDNSEWLKQIYGSPKKKRIIGNGKGADKGESSSGSGAHNSFELYDLVCFGRKDFGLIVGMEKDDYYKILKDGPEAPVVVTVGRHELKNGPSDMKFIALDHRTKTVSINDTVRVLEGPLKDRQGIAKQIYRGIIFMYDENETENGGYFCSKAQMCEKIKLSFDASGEKGVESGPVGFEDFPSSPKSPLSPKKPWQTKENSREFNRGDKDGMFSIGQTLRIRIGPLKGYLCRVLAIRYSDVTVKLDSQQKVLTVKCEHLSEVRGKSSAMPASDDLGSSSFKPFDLLGTEGGSTGWTDGAGTSADGDKWNTGGAATESSWPSFSSSGLKLQSESNFANSSGSADNNTKEGGASWERKISSNQNSSWGAAAADDKAVANNDQVHGWGNEDCWNKAATNIGSSSGATVGWGKATLPSENPAGASRDSGDGWGQSKLNVGNSTTDSAAGWEKGKTVIGNPTTSWGDIATKKNQLDSWGSRKDVAESGSWNRKSSSAGEDHWNNATGWNQQKSQNKDTWGSTAEAQNKDTVHEESWGKRSSAGEDHWNKGAGWNQQKSQNKGDTWGGTAVGSCAQPDSGDADEVNGWMKAKVDGASQIANWGNQKNHSEDATGWTRDGSSGQTQSDNWNKSQTFGADGGSCNKQEGESAWGKSDGGPSWNKQDGSSWGKSEGVSSWSKQDGGSSGNQDRLQEFGGWNKTFDGGRGSGGRRERGGGRGGRDQFGRGKRPFGEDQSLGWNKGGEGSNWTGDGAPSRNPSGWGNDQVGDWVTSNAPEEGREGDQKKPNSSWGDNEAGWNKSKGAGKEIGENWDKWNCAKSSFEKKSSWGDDKGECQGDDYNLDNQSLGGQTEAPKWNASKSVDGNWTTDWNKGSAANEGSSQSWGGGSKSNMVKASIGENATGWISGTCGVGTKQTDWGAPKCSKSSLANKAGAVDNSQPSVWGSKSSWCGSKSSGQKSSCDQKSDEIEKESEHKDQDGWNGGQALDGELAKGWGQSASWGRGSTDTGGPTDANRKCDSSKNHDSDWGNKGGSSSGSGDSGRAGSTWGKRCNWNSGSNDADGNQGSGWGKKNFNSESGDTNQSSGYGKKSSWNSGSGDASRDSCGWGEKSSWKTGDSNVNRGSFVASGEDQTDNSGYREGGGSWRGGFRGRGGSFDRGGFRGRGERGGFWGRNGSDRGGYGGRDRSDRGGFGGRGGLDRGGFGGRGRFDRGYGGRGGGRRDHSGSWNENNDSGKDKAFDWKNGINNDGEGWKTSGGGSWNQGGANKSQTGGWGKGINAVGESNDSWGKSSASSWGNKGDGNDGGGWNTSGGSWKLRGDDKADWKNGTNNVGEGWKTSGGGSWNQGGADKSQPQRWDSRNDESSNEAGGWGKGTNAAGESNDSWGKLSGSSWENKGDDNNDGRGGSWSQSGADRSLLQSCTSEGTRSQAGGWGKDANADGERGDSWGKASGSSWENKGDGGSSKGGW, from the exons ATGGCATCCAAGGGCAAGGAGGTTGTTACCGGAAAATCCTCCTCCGGCAGTAAGCGGGAGCGTGGCGGTGGTGCTGATGAAGACATTCCCGGCAGTGGCAGGAAGAGGAGAAACCGCGAGGTTCTTCAGTTCTTCGAGGATACAGCTGAGGTAGACGACGACGAGAGCGATCAGAGTGATTTTGATGACGATG AATTTGACATTGAGCTGAAAGTCAAGAAAGAACCAGTGAAAATGCAGAATATTCCATTCATTCCCAAAGAGGAGGCGATGGATGAGGAAGAATTTGATAAGATGATGGAGGAACGTTACAAAGAAGGTTCTAGTTTTGTTACATATGCTGAAGATGCTTTTGAAACCAAATCAATGGAAAGAAATACTCATTTTCCATCTGCTAGGGATCCAACAATCTGGAAGGTCAAATGCATG GTTGGACGTGAGAGGCATTCAGCTTTCTGCCTTATGCAGAAGTTTGCTGACTTGAAATCTCTAGGCACTAAACTGCAGATAATTTCTGCATTTGCTGTTGACCATGTAAAGGGCTTTGTTTACATTGAAGCTGATAAGCAATGTGATATTAACGAG GCTTGTAAAGGGCTTTGTAGCATTTACTCTACTAGAGTGGCACCAGTTCCAAAAAATGAAGTTTCTCATATACTTTTTGTTCGAAGTAAATCTAATGTAGTTAGTGAGGGAATGTGGGCCCGTATCAAGAATGGGAAATACAAGGGGGACCTCGCACAG GTTGTTGCTGTAAATGATGCACGGAAAAGAGCGACAGTGAAGCTTATTCCAAGAATTGATCTACAAGCACTGGCCCAAAAATtt GGTGGGGGAGTTTCCATGAAGAATGCTGCAACACCTGCTCCTAGATTGCTCAGCTCAAGTGAACTAGA GGAGTTCCGGCCCCTTGTTCAATATAGACGTGACCGTGATACTGGCAAGATGTTTGAGGTTCTTGATGGTCTGATGCTCAAGGATGGGTATTTGTATAAAAGGGTTTCTGTAGATTCATTAAGCTGCTGGGGTGTCACGCCACCAGAAGAGGAGCTGGTCAAGTTCCAACCTTCTGAGAACAATGAGTCTGATAATTCAGAATGGCTTAAACAGATTTATGGTTCACCAAAGAAAAAACGTATAATCGGAAATGGCAAAGGCGCTGATAAAGGAGAGAGTTCATCAGGTTCTGGTGCCCATAATAGTTTTGAACTGTATGATCTTGTGTGTTTTGG CCGTAAAGATTTTGGTCTTATTGTAGGCATGGAAAAAGACGATTATTACAAG ATTCTGAAAGATGGACCGGAAGCACCAGTAGTGGTGACTGTTGGACGGCATGAGTTAAAAAATGGACCCTCAGATATGAAATTTATTGCGTTAGATCACCGCACGAAAACTGTATCAATTAATGATACTGTCAGGGTGTTGGAAGGTCCATTAAAG GATAGGCAAGGAATCGCTAAGCAAATCTATAGGGGAATCATTTTTATGTATGATGAGAATGAGACAGAAAATGGTGGTTATTTCTGTTCTAAAGCTCAAATGTGTGAGAAAATCAAGCTTTCTTTTGATGCTTCCGGTGAAAAG GGTGTTGAATCAGGCCCAGTAGGCTTTGAAGATTTCCCATCATCTCCTAAATCTCCTCTGTCTCCTAAAAAACCATGGCAAACGAAGGAAAATAGTAGAGAGT TCAACCGAGGGGATAAGGATGGAATGTTCTCCATTGGTCAGACCTTGAGAATCCGTATAGGACCTTTGAAGGGTTACCTTTGCCGTGTTTTGGCTATACGTTATTCTGATGTTACTGTGAAGCTTGATTCTCAGCAGAAAGTTCTTACAg TAAAATGTGAGCATCTCTCTGAGGTTCGTGGGAAGAGTTCTGCTATGCCTGCAAG CGATGATTTGGGGTCCAGTTCTTTCAAACCATTTGATCTACTTGGAACTGAAGGGGGTTCTACAG GTTGGACAGATGGAGCAGGAACATCAGCTGATGGTGATAAGTGGAATACTGGAGGAGCCGCCACTGAAAG TTCATGGCCCAGCTTCTCTTCCTCAGGCTTGAAG CTTCAATCTGAATCCAATTTTGCCAATTCATCAGGTTCTGCAGATAACAATACTAAGGAAG GAGGTGCTTCTTGGGAAAGGAAGATCTCTTCAAATCAGAATTCCTCTTGGGGTGCAGCTGCAGCTGATGACAAAGCTGTTGCTAATAATGATCAAGTGCATGGTTGGGGGAATGAGGATTGTTGGAACAAAGCTGCTACCAATATAGGGTCTAGCAGTGGTGCAACTGTTGGCTGGGGTAAAGCAACTTTGCCCAGTGAAAATCCAGCAGGTGCTTCAAGAGATTCTGGAGATGGCTGGGGTCAGTCTAAACTTAATGTTGGAAATTCTACAACTGATTCTGCAGCAGGTTGGGAGAAGGGAAAGACTGTCATTGGAAATCCAACGACCAGTTGGGGAGACATAGCCACAAAGAAGAATCAGCTGGACTCTTGGGGCAGTCGTAAGGATGTAGCAGAATCAGGATCCTGGAACAGGAAAAGCTCCAGTGCAGGTGAGGACCACTGGAACAATGCTACTGGGTGGAATCAACAGAAATCTCAGAACAAAGACACCTGGGGAAGTACTGCAGAAGCCCAAAATAAAGATACTGTTCATGAAGAGTCATGGGGTAAAAGATCTAGTGCAGGCGAGGACCATTGGAATAAGGGTGCTGGGTGGAATCAGCAGAAATCTCAGAACAAAGGGGACACTTGGGGAGGTACTGCAGTTGGTAGCTGTGCCCAACCAGATTCGGGAGATGCTGATGAAGTGAATGGCTGGATGAAAGCCAAAGTTGATGGTGCAAGTCAAATTGCAAATTGGGGAAACCAAAAAAATCACAGTGAAGATGCAACTGGTTGGACTAGAGATGGATCTAGTGGCCAGACCCAGAGTGATAATTGGAATAAATCACAGACCTTTGGTGCTGATGGGGGATCTTGTAATAAGCAAGAGGGAGAATCTGCTTGGGGTAAATCAGATGGAGGGCCATCTTGGAATAAGCAGGATGGATCCTCTTGGGGCAAATCAGAGGGAGTGTCTTCTTGGAGTAAGCAAGATGGAGGTTCTTCCGGAAACCAGGATAGACTTCAAGAATTTGGCGGTTGGAACAAGACATTTGATGGAGGTCGTGGATCAGGTGGGAGAAGGGAAAGAGGAGGTGGTAGGGGAGGCAGAGATCAATTTGGCAGAGGAAAAAGACCATTTGGAGAAGATCAATCTTTAGGTTGGAATAAAGGAGGTGAAGGAAGCAATTGGACAGGTGATGGAGCACCTTCAAGGAATCCATCTGGTTGGGGCAATGATCAAGTTGGTGATTGGGTTACCTCCAATGCCCCTGAGGAAGGTAGAGAAGGTGATCAGAAGAAACCAAATTCTTCTTGGGGGGATAATGAAGCAGGATGGAACAAAAGCAAGGGAGCAGGTAAAGAGATCGGTGAAAATTGGGACAAATGGAATTGTGCAAAGTCCTCTTTTGAGAAGAAATCTAGTTGGGGTGATGATAAAGGTGAATGTCAGGGTGATGACTACAATTTAGATAATCAATCATTAGGAGGGCAAACAGAAGCTCCAAAATGGAATGCATCAAAATCAGTTGATGGGAACTGGACTACTGATTGGAACAAAGGATCTGCTGCAAATGAAGGGTCAAGTCAAAGTTGGGGTGGAGGCAGCAAAAGCAACATGGTGAAAGCTTCTATTGGTGAAAATGCTACTGGTTGGATAAGTGGAACATGTGGGGTAGGTACAAAGCAGACAGACTGGGGTGCTCCTAAATGTTCCAAGTCATCATTGGCTAATAAAGCTGGTGCTGTGGACAATAGCCAGCCCTCTGTTTGGGGCAGCAAAAGCAGTTGGTGTGGTTCTAAATCTTCTGGACAGAAGTCCAGTTGCGATCAGAAATCTGATGAAATCGAAAAGGAGAGTGAGCATAAAGATCAAGATGGTTGGAATGGTGGACAAGCTTTGGATGGAGAGTTGGCAAAGGGATGGGGTCAAAGTGCTAGCTGGGGAAGGGGATCAACTGATACAGGTGGACCTACCGATGCAAATAGGAAATGTGATTCTA GTAAAAACCATGATTCTGATTGGGGTAACAAGGGTGGCAGTAGCTCTGGATCCGGTGATTCTGGCAGAGCGGGCTCAACCTGGGGCAAGAGATGTAATTGGAACTCTGGATCCAATGATGCAGATGGGAATCAGGGTTCTGGTTGGGGCAAGAAAAATTTCAACTCTGAATCTGGTGATACTAACCAAAGTTCTGGTTATGGCAAGAAAAGTAGCTGGAATTCTGGATCTGGTGATGCAAGCCGGGATTCTTGTGGTTGGGGCGAGAAAAGTAGTTGGAAAACTGGAGATAGTAATGTCAACCGGGGTTCTTTTGTAGCCAGTGGTGAAGACCAAACTGATAATTCTGGCTATCGAGAAGGTGGTGGGAGTTGGAGGGGTGGTTTCAGAGGAAGAGGTGGTTCTTTTGACAGAGGGGGCTTTAGAGGTAGGGGGGAGAGAGGAGGTTTTTGGGGTAGAAATGGTTCAGACAGGGGAGGCTATGGGGGTAGAGACAGATCCGACAGAGGAGGATTTGGAGGTAGAGGTGGTTTAGATAGGGGAGGTTTTGGTGGTAGAGGTAGATTTGATAGAGGATATGGTGGCAGAGGCGGTGGAAGGAGGGATCATAGTGGTAGTTGGAATGAAAACAATGATTCTGGCAAAGACAAGGCCTTTGACTGGAAGAATGGGATCAACAATGATGGCGAAGGATGGAAAACTAGTGGCGGAGGCAGTTGGAACCAAGGGGGTGCTAATAAGAGCCAAACTGGTGGTTGGGGCAAGGGCATTAATGCAGTTGGGGAATCCAATGATTCATGGGGTAAATCATCAGCAAGCTCTTGGGGAAACAAGGGAGATGGTAATGATGGAGGAGGATGGAATACTAGTGGAGGCAGCTGGAAGCTAAGAGGTGATGACAAGGCCGACTGGAAGAATGGGACAAACAATGTTGGCGAAGGATGGAAAACTAGTGGTGGAGGCAGTTGGAACCAAGGAGGTGCTGATAAGAGCCAACCGCAGAGATGGGATTCCAGAAATGATGAAAGTAGTAATGAAGCTGGTGGTTGGGGCAAGGGCACTAATGCAGCTGGGGAATCCAATGATTCATGGGGCAAACTGTCTGGAAGCTCTTGGGAAAACAAGGGAGATGACAATAATGATGGCAGAGGAGGCAGTTGGAGCCAAAGTGGTGCTGATAGGAGCCTATTGCAGAGTTGTACTTCCGAGGGAACTAGAAGCCAAGCTGGCGGTTGGGGTAAGGATGCTAATGCAGATGGGGAACGCGGTGATTCATGGGGCAAAGCATCCGGAAGCTCTTGGGAAAACAAGGGAGACGGTGGAAGTAGCAAAGGAGGATGGTAA